The nucleotide window ATTTCCTCCTGGAGACCAAGCACACAAAGTGGAGGGGTGAGTGTGCGCTGACAAAATGCTGACCCACGCGTTCCGCCGTGGTTTTCATGCGTCACCCGTTTCCCATTTTGACTCACTGGATTCGGGACAACGACGACAATATGTATGATGAATTGGATTAAAATAGTCCCTGGGTTCATAACACAGCGTGACTCGGCTTCGGCCGCAGCCGCCAGTGAAACGTGAGTGAATGAGCGGCTCTCTGAGAGGCGGGGGCCTGACCTTGACATCCTCCCAGgcgtccttctcctccttcagcacGCGGCTGGTGTGCAGCGGGGTCTGGGGAACCTCTATGGACTGCTGCAGGGGGAAACATAGAATACATGGCGGCTCTTGAGATGACTTTGCGAGCATCGGACCGAAACGTGACAAGCCAGGCACGGTGAGCGGAAAGGACAGGAAGTTTGAGTTGAGATGCACGaggatgtggtgtgtgtgtgggtatgtgggtgtgtgaatgtgtctgtcaGCGCTCATCTCGGAGCACCCGTTTTGTGTGCGCAGGTTCTTACATTTATCCATGGGTGGTTCATAAACTCGGTAATAGTCATTCTCTGTGTGGGCTCGGTCTTCAGCAGGGTCCTGATGAGCTGCTTGGCTGGAAATGATTGACAAGGAAACAAACTGTTAGTTTGATTTGTAAAGGTGACATGTAGATCGATCAAATGAAGAGATGTTCTCTTTTCAACTCAATGGAAAGGGAGCACAAGTATCCAAATAGGAAGATGTTTATGTAGATTATATCAATAGTTTCCAATATCAGCATTCATGTGTCACTTAatagtagtacactttgaccgATCTTACCATCCTCCGACACGTCAGACCACTCTGGGTTGGGGAACTCGTACTGGCCCATCCTGATCCTCTTCTTCATCCCGGGGGAGATGGCCAGGCCGTGGTTGGAGTAGAACGGAGGGTACCCGCACAGCCTGGAGGGCGTGGATGGGGAGAAGTTAGGATAAGTTCTCCAGTAGGACGACGATACCATCATGATGAGCATCCCGGGCGCCGGCGACTACAACATCCACACTTTAAACAACTTGAGAGGCTACTTACAGGATGTACATGATGACCCCCAATGACCACATGTCGCAGGACTTATCGTACTTCTCAGGGCCCAGCACCTCAGGAGCTGCAGCAAATGAGACGGAACGATAAGTGAAACGCAAACAGGGCAACGTGAAGCACAACCGACCGGTGGAGAACATTAGATGGactatttatatagcgcttttctaaccagtggccactcaaatcACAAGTGCTTTGTGATTTGTGCCTCAAAGTCGTGCCGAATTTCCTAGCTTGGGGGTTCTTCCTCGAGGACTACTAGGCTCCTCGCTGGAAGGGACAGGAagcgaaccagcaacctttggGTTACCGGACAACCTCCTGAACCAATACCGCCCTAGGGGAGGGGATGGCGTTGGTGCCAACttcctgtgttttctttgttgtAGGCACGGACATTGTGGACTACCACCGTCTGTAGCTGTGCATGTGCAGGTCCTTACCCACGTAGTAGGGCGTGTAGCAGGGCGTGGCCAGGGAGTTGTGTGTGGTGGTCTCCTTGGCGAAGCCAAAGTCTGTGAGTTTTAACAGTGCGTTGGGCTTCTTGGAGGTATAAAGTAGGTTTTCAGGCTGGAGAAACAAGGGTTTTTACAATTACTTATCACATCCATAACAAACAGTTGAGAAATCAGGTATTGTATGAATCTACGTAAGACGCACAGCCCTCATTTTGTTACATTACATTTAAGAAAATACTATAGAGTAGCACAAACCTTAACGTCTCGGTGTGCAATATTGATTGCATGGAGGAACTGAATGGCCTCGCCAATGCTCTTCATTATATCAGATGCCTCTGAGTTGaaagacacaaacacccccGTCAGCCAACATGTCACATTGAATGAAACATTTACGTGCAGACAATAACAGACTGGACTTCAAACCTTCAAACCTCAGTTTAAGCCTCATTGCTTCAACGTTCCTGTAGGACTTCGGTTTATTTTTCCAACACCAACAGTGATGGGACCATGCCATGGATGTTAGCATGGATGTCTTTACAATTTAAGTTCAAACAAGCCATCTCGAGAGCCGCTCATTCAAACAACTTCATGCTTGACTCTGCACTTACTGCACGGTACTCAGCAATACTGCCGCAAAGTGTGAAGTAGATTGGATGAACGGTTGACGAGAATAATAACGAAAAACAGGCATACATAAAGAGACTACTCTAATTAAATTTAGATAGGCATGCTTAGCTTTTATTAGATTTGCTTTTTGAAGCAGCAGTACGAGTCGTGTGATCTTTGTACCTCTTTCTGTGAAAGCCTGGTCCCCCCGGTCTTGAATTCTGCTGAACAACTCTCCTCCATCCATGCTGTGGAAGACACATGGTGAGCGCAAGTCACAAGCCGCGTTACAAAACAAAATGACCCGCAACTTTTAGTTTCAGGAGCTACATTTCATGGGACTAAACGTTTCCACCATGCTTTAAGGACCTGTAAAAGGTTGGGCAAATTAAGGTCCATTTACATGAGGCACATAACGAATAAAGgattaaaaggaaaaaagactgATTCATTCCTCAACCTCATATAGCCAGTGCATATCAAAGTATCCTATAGGATTAAATGTAACCCCCCAACAtggccctcccctctctgcaccAGTGCATCTTGAACTACACAATTGCTTTTTacagcatgcacacatgcataagtCTGTCACCCTCAGCCATTCCCTTTTATCATCAGACAAGACGGAGCGGATACCATCAGTCTAGTTGGCTAAGTAGCCCTTTGTGTTTCATTACATCCAAGTTGGATgtaatgaaagtgaaagtggcCAAAAAACTAGGTTGTCTAATAGTCGCCTGTTGCAGTAGTcttgaaataacaaatttgtaTTTATCGAATCGTGATAGTGAACGGAACCGATTCCCGGAAAATGATggttttgcccatccctagtagctATAGAGCTGTTGTTTATACAGGAAGCTTTCCTCAGCAGCAGGGCAGACACAATGAACTCCAGTATTTAGGACATTTCTGCAAGAACTGTAGAAAGGGCTGTAAACGTAAAGCAACAGCAAACTCCAGCATTGAAAGGTGCGTCTCCGTTCAGCGTAGCTCTCGACGAGCTTGGATACAAATAACATTCCACATCTAGCGTTGGTTGCAAGATACTGCAACAATGCAGTGAAACGTGATGAACTTAGCCGATGCATGGTACCACTAAATATTGTCTTTTGAGGCGAGTGGTTGATCAAGAAGATATTTGCTGTTACGACAGGCAGAGGGGATCTGTTAATCTGAAGATATTTTGGCATTGTTACAGTAAGGCACAGTATTAAATAGGCacggtaataaataaatgtatattatgAAAATCATACCATTCCAATAGTGCGGAGTGGAATCAATAACAAATTACATGATGCACAGTGTACAAGTCCTATATAAAATGTCGTAGTACATTTCAAATATCCATTTCCGTTTCATTTGCATATTCTCTACGCTCCAGAAGACTGACCTATGGCCTACTAGGGTCCTTTTCTTGAAAGGCTATACTTGAAACACAGGTGCTACCAAAACCTAAGATGAGAATGACTTTAACGGTAAGCATTGAAGGTGAAATAAGCCGATTCTCATTTCCTGAGATGCATTGATACATAATATGGCAAACCCAGAAATGAGTCAACCAGAGCGTGCTGGTGGGAGATGGTGGATGTCACTGTGTGGTTTCAGTGAGTGGGAAGACTATCTCACAGAAACAACCACAAATGAGCACGTGCAAGATGCAGTTGTGGATTTGATGGTTGGGTTTTGTTCTTAGCAAAGCTAAGAAagcaaatagaaagaaaaaactaCCAAGCATTTTAGAAGAAATGGTTAATTTCTTGAATTTGCATAAGTGAAGATGAGTAACCCATATCCATGAGTCCCTTATACAAACCTgtttctgtagtgtagttgtgcAGTTATCTGAACACTCCTGAACAATCATGGTCTGTTTTAACTTGAATTGTGACTGAATGTTTTATGTTGGGTTGCATTAATTGGATCACCTGAAAAGGTTTGTTGAAAATATAACAAAGCTGCAAACTGTCAGAGTCAATCTAAAACCAATTCAACTTTTCTTCACAGGCAAAGGTTATCAGGAGGGCTGATTTTGTTGGTCAACTAAAAGCAATCAATCTCGTCTTTCGGTCGACTATTATCATACatattgttttcctttttcagTATTTAAGGAATGACAAATCACAAGTGGTGTTATATATTACCCTGTAATTTAGTTATATTCAACATTTATTCTAGTGTTATTAGGAATAAAATAAAGTACCCCAAAACTAATCAAAT belongs to Gadus morhua chromosome 13, gadMor3.0, whole genome shotgun sequence and includes:
- the mapkapk2a gene encoding MAP kinase-activated protein kinase 2 — translated: MLSNAQNQPLFPNPQGQPNPAGQLLQFHVKPSLQIKKNAITDDYKVTSQVLGLGINGKVLEIFQKKSGDKYALKMLQDCAKARREVELHWRASPCSNIVRIIDVYENLYQGRKCLLIVMECMDGGELFSRIQDRGDQAFTEREASDIMKSIGEAIQFLHAINIAHRDVKPENLLYTSKKPNALLKLTDFGFAKETTTHNSLATPCYTPYYVAPEVLGPEKYDKSCDMWSLGVIMYILLCGYPPFYSNHGLAISPGMKKRIRMGQYEFPNPEWSDVSEDAKQLIRTLLKTEPTQRMTITEFMNHPWINQSIEVPQTPLHTSRVLKEEKDAWEDVKEEMTSALATMRVDYEQIKIKTIEDASNPLLKKRRMKANNAMADTQTPAH